The following proteins are co-located in the Bacillus pumilus genome:
- the metC gene encoding cystathionine beta-lyase, which yields MTTHDWTLETKLVHNAFKTDRSTGAVSVPIQHASTFHQSSFDEFGQYDYSRSGTPTRQALEDTIAALEGGTRGLAFASGMAAISTAFLLLSKGDHVLVTRDVYGGTFRMITQVLSRFGIEHTFVDMTDLNEVKQGIQSNTKVIYMETPSNPTLGITDIEGVVQLAKEHDCLTFLDNTFLTPALQRPLDLGVDVVLHSATKFLSGHSDVLSGLAVVKDEKLGEELYSLQNSFGAVLGVQDCWLVLRGLKTLQVRLEKASQTALELASFLKEHPAVKKVYYPGLDDHPGADIQRKQASGAGAVLSFELENQAAVKELVEGVTLPVFAVSLGAVESILSYPAKMSHAAMPKEEREKRGITDGLLRLSVGVENGEDLKRDFKQALDQLKPVLVNQS from the coding sequence ATGACCACACACGATTGGACACTCGAAACAAAACTTGTTCATAATGCGTTTAAAACAGACCGTTCAACAGGTGCAGTCAGTGTGCCGATTCAGCATGCGTCCACGTTTCATCAAAGCAGCTTTGATGAATTTGGCCAATATGACTATTCCAGATCAGGAACTCCTACACGTCAAGCATTAGAGGATACCATTGCAGCGTTAGAAGGAGGAACAAGAGGGCTTGCCTTTGCGTCAGGCATGGCGGCCATTTCAACCGCTTTTCTTCTTTTATCAAAGGGAGATCACGTCCTTGTCACAAGAGATGTGTACGGCGGAACATTCCGTATGATCACGCAAGTCCTTTCGAGATTTGGCATTGAGCATACCTTCGTGGACATGACGGATTTGAATGAAGTCAAACAAGGTATTCAATCGAATACGAAGGTCATTTATATGGAAACACCGTCAAACCCTACACTGGGGATTACGGATATTGAAGGCGTCGTCCAGCTTGCAAAAGAGCATGACTGTCTGACCTTCTTAGATAATACGTTTTTAACGCCTGCTCTCCAGCGGCCGCTAGACCTTGGCGTTGATGTTGTGCTGCACAGCGCAACGAAATTTTTAAGCGGCCACAGTGATGTGCTGTCTGGTTTAGCGGTGGTCAAAGACGAAAAGCTGGGAGAGGAACTATATTCTCTGCAAAACTCTTTCGGTGCGGTCCTGGGCGTGCAGGATTGCTGGCTCGTGCTAAGAGGGTTAAAAACCCTTCAGGTCAGATTAGAAAAAGCAAGTCAAACCGCATTAGAACTAGCTTCGTTCCTCAAAGAACATCCTGCGGTGAAAAAAGTATACTACCCAGGCTTAGATGACCATCCAGGGGCGGACATTCAGCGAAAGCAGGCAAGCGGAGCTGGAGCAGTCCTCTCATTTGAACTAGAAAACCAAGCGGCTGTAAAAGAATTGGTCGAGGGCGTCACATTACCTGTATTCGCCGTCAGCCTCGGCGCTGTCGAATCCATTCTGTCCTACCCGGCCAAAATGTCACATGCCGCTATGCCAAAAGAAGAAAGAGAAAAAAGAGGCATCACGGATGGATTGCTGCGATTAAGTGTCGGGGTCGAAAATGGAGAAGACCTCAAACGCGACTTCAAACAAGCGCTCGATCAACTAAAGCCCGTCCTTGTGAACCAGTCATAA